A single region of the Armatimonadota bacterium genome encodes:
- the galT gene encoding galactose-1-phosphate uridylyltransferase, with protein MSELRWHPILQEWVITATHRQDRTFLPPDDYCPLCPTKPGAFPTEIPSEDYEIVTFENKFPSLRHPAPEPAVEETGLYKVRPADGICEVVCYTSKHDSTLADADVEHIRKLVEVWTDRYQDLGGRDFVNYVLIFENKGKDIGVTLYHPHGQIYALPFIPPKAQKELDSALSHKTRTGNCLFCDILAEEYKDGRRIIAENDSFAAVIPFFARYPYEVYIFSKKHHQSMLTFDEKERDDLANILKIVLLKYDNLWGISLPYMMIMHQAPTDGRDYDHYHFHIEFHPPNRTKTKLKYIAGCETGAGSYINDTLAEEKAAELRAAEPSTVENTFLVL; from the coding sequence ATGAGCGAGCTTCGATGGCACCCGATCCTGCAGGAGTGGGTAATCACGGCGACTCATCGACAGGACAGGACATTCCTGCCGCCTGACGATTACTGCCCGCTGTGCCCCACCAAGCCCGGCGCATTTCCGACCGAGATACCCTCGGAAGACTATGAGATCGTCACATTCGAGAACAAGTTTCCGTCTCTGCGGCATCCGGCGCCGGAGCCGGCAGTGGAAGAGACCGGCCTATATAAAGTGCGCCCGGCGGACGGCATCTGCGAGGTAGTATGTTACACATCCAAGCACGACAGCACACTTGCCGATGCAGATGTTGAGCACATTCGCAAACTGGTAGAAGTCTGGACAGACCGCTATCAGGACCTCGGCGGCAGAGATTTTGTTAACTACGTGCTCATCTTTGAGAACAAGGGCAAAGATATCGGCGTCACGCTATATCACCCGCATGGCCAGATCTACGCGCTGCCGTTTATCCCGCCGAAGGCTCAGAAAGAACTGGATTCGGCCTTAAGCCACAAGACTCGTACAGGCAACTGCCTCTTCTGCGACATTCTGGCCGAGGAGTATAAAGACGGTCGGCGCATAATAGCTGAAAACGATTCATTTGCGGCTGTGATCCCGTTCTTTGCACGCTACCCATACGAGGTCTACATATTCTCGAAAAAGCATCACCAGAGCATGCTCACGTTCGATGAGAAGGAGCGCGATGACCTGGCGAATATACTCAAAATAGTGCTGCTTAAATATGACAACCTCTGGGGAATATCGCTGCCGTATATGATGATAATGCACCAGGCTCCGACCGACGGACGTGATTACGACCACTATCATTTCCATATCGAGTTCCACCCGCCGAACAGGACCAAGACCAAGCTCAAATACATTGCGGGATGTGAAACGGGGGCAGGATCGTACATCAACGATACACTTGCCGAAGAGAAGGCAGCAGAGCTGAGGGCAGCCGAGCCAAGCACTGTTGAAAATACGTTCTTAGTGTTATGA
- a CDS encoding sugar phosphate nucleotidyltransferase: MQTINFRGLILAAGRGSRFQSETGKPFAKVLRPLLGKPMVKYVVDTLNMARIDDITLIVGYQAGQVMREMGPSFDYVMQTEQKGSGHAVICAKEAFSNFDGHLVIMCGDSPMFKSSTISRLMSEHINTNDVITLAAAELTDPTGYGRIVRDDSGQIRGIVEEKCAAPDERTIKEVNGGAYAFDSKWLFADIKDMEINEAGEYNLTDMVRVAIEQGRTVSAVQCDPVELAGVNTAEQLASIEEIIRGSK, from the coding sequence ATGCAAACAATAAACTTCCGTGGACTCATACTGGCGGCGGGCAGAGGATCGAGGTTTCAAAGTGAGACGGGCAAACCTTTTGCAAAGGTGCTCAGGCCACTGCTAGGCAAGCCGATGGTGAAATATGTCGTCGATACTCTCAATATGGCCAGGATCGATGATATAACGCTGATTGTCGGTTATCAGGCGGGCCAGGTGATGCGCGAGATGGGGCCATCTTTCGATTATGTTATGCAGACCGAGCAGAAAGGCTCCGGTCATGCCGTAATATGCGCAAAAGAAGCATTCTCCAATTTTGATGGCCATCTGGTTATCATGTGCGGCGACAGCCCAATGTTTAAGTCCAGCACTATCTCACGCCTGATGAGTGAGCATATCAATACAAACGACGTAATCACACTGGCCGCAGCCGAACTTACTGATCCGACAGGCTACGGCCGTATTGTGCGAGACGATTCCGGACAAATTCGCGGGATAGTGGAAGAGAAATGCGCCGCACCGGATGAACGCACAATCAAAGAAGTAAACGGCGGGGCTTACGCGTTCGACTCGAAATGGCTGTTCGCCGACATCAAAGACATGGAAATAAATGAAGCCGGCGAGTATAATTTAACTGATATGGTCCGCGTAGCCATAGAGCAGGGTCGGACCGTTTCGGCTGTGCAATGCGATCCTGTTGAGCTTGCAGGTGTTAATACGGCTGAGCAGCTTGCATCGATAGAAGAGATAATTAGAGGTAGTAAGTAA